One stretch of Arachis hypogaea cultivar Tifrunner chromosome 20, arahy.Tifrunner.gnm2.J5K5, whole genome shotgun sequence DNA includes these proteins:
- the LOC112784110 gene encoding F-box/kelch-repeat protein At1g16250-like, whose amino-acid sequence MGSLPSPPPENYLSNYVVAAVFCPREASTEVTLPNSIELYYPHTNTWSHVGPIPGLMDGQVLKGFSMVSLGDSIYIIGGQICHKERVHVTDESADLLDVGIQVVPTVYRYNLKTNQFFPCAPLHVARYDFACTVCDNKIYVAGGKSTLASARGISSAEVYDPEFDTWTALPNMRVLRYKCTGVTWQGKVYIVGGFAGREDSDKTMPSLVERSSAEVYETATEKWELMAGMWQLDVPANQIVEVNGTLFSSGDCLNAWKGQIEAYDGKLWYEVDGSSNQSLSSLEHTYSKRLYLTMAPIATSLFFFAGYRLDRHVVTTLSLVHVFDTSATGHAWRTFQPVEFDGERELCSHCCVVQLS is encoded by the coding sequence GCTGTGTTTTGTCCAAGGGAAGCTAGCACAGAAGTGACTCTCCCAAATTCAATTGAGTTGTATTACCCACACACCAACACATGGAGCCATGTTGGGCCAATTCCGGGCCTAATGGATGGCCAAGTCTTGAAGGGCTTCTCTATGGTCTCCTTAGGGGACTCAATTTACATAATTGGTGGCCAAATTTGTCACAAAGAAAGGGTCCACGTCACTGATGAGTCAGCTGATTTGCTTGACGTTGGAATCCAGGTTGTTCCAACGGTCTACCGTTACAATCTGAAAACCAACCAATTCTTCCCATGTGCGCCACTACACGTGGCAAGGTATGACTTCGCGTGCACGGTTTGCGATAACAAGATCTACGTGGCAGGAGGGAAGTCCACGCTGGCAAGTGCGAGGGGAATCTCGTCTGCCGAGGTGTATGACCCCGAGTTCGACACGTGGACGGCTCTACCCAATATGCGTGTTTTGAGGTACAAATGCACGGGAGTGACGTGGCAGGGAAAAGTGTACATAGTGGGTGGATTCGCTGGAAGAGAAGATTCAGATAAGACGATGCCTAGCTTAGTAGAGCGGAGCTCGGCGGAGGTTTATGAGACGGCGACGGAAAAGTGGGAGCTGATGGCGGGGATGTGGCAGTTGGACGTGCCGGCGAATCAAATAGTGGAAGTGAATGGAACTCTGTTTAGCTCTGGAGATTGCTTGAATGCATGGAAGGGACAGATTGAAGCGTATGATGGGAAGCTTTGGTATGaagttgatggatcaagcaaccaAAGCCTTTCCTCTTTGGAACACACCTATAGCAAACGTTTGTACCTAACAATGGCACCCATTGCGACCTCCTTGTTTTTCTTCGCAGGTTACAGGCTGGATCGTCACGTTGTCACTACACTGTCTCTTGTCCACGTGTTTGACACGTCAGCCACCGGACATGCTTGGAGGACCTTTCAGCCTGTGGAATTCGACGGTGAGAGAGAGCTTTGTAGCCATTGCTGTGTTGTTCAACTCTCCTAA
- the LOC112785296 gene encoding uncharacterized protein, whose protein sequence is MVRGYSKNGGEGWAPIGAPVAVKVHKMVDEDLPQHWSNFDSSVNAVSFGFVATAILISMFLLMAIFERFLRPSSSSSPSSSSSSTATPSHNRPHLGFNSKLTHPSPKMSLYASWVSVMMPGDEIPRFIAHPAPAPCRPEQILWPSHQHCSSSNTEASMRRESC, encoded by the exons ATGGTGAGAGGATATAGCAAAAATGGTGGTGAAGGATGGGCACCCATTGGGGCACCAGTAGCAGTGAAGGTGCACAAGATGGTTGATGAAGATCTTCCTCAACATTGGTCCAACTTTGACAGCTCTGTTAATGCAGTTTCATTTGGTTTTGTTGCCACTGCCATTCTCATCTCCATGTTCTTGCTCATGGCCATCTTTGAGAGGTTCCTCAgaccctcctcctcttcttctccttcctcctcctcctcctccactgCCACCCCCTCCCACAACCGCCCTCACCTTGGATTCAACTCCAAGCTCACTCATCCATCACCAAAA ATGAGTTTATATGCTAGTTGGGTTTCAGTTATGATGCCGGGGGACGAGATTCCTAGGTTTATAGCTCATCCGGCGCCGGCGCCATGTCGACCGGAGCAGATTTTATGGCCTTCTCATCAGCATTGTTCGAGTTCCAACACTGAGGCAAGTATGAGGAGAGAAAGTTGTTGA
- the LOC112785322 gene encoding uncharacterized protein gives MKNLRHLWWNTLIVKLMGRKISLPVLTRRLESMWGKQGSIEVIDIGNEFFIVKFFSQEDLDYALTEGPWRIFDHYLSIKFWKPNFNPMEATIDTVAAWVRLPGLAIEYYDKEMLERIGNIVGRTLKVDSNTAEKCRGKFARLCVELDLTTPLISQYSINGVRYLVEYEGLYDICFTCGMVGHEKARCPMNVVTGEEQDKPATTGKEDSQGREDEDVEQQKRAQKGKEVITENEGAGN, from the coding sequence ATGAAGAACCTTAGACATCTGTGGTGGAATACGCTGATTGTGAAGTTGATGGGCAGGAAAATATCATTACCAGTCCTCACCCGCAGGTTAGAGAGTATGTGGGGGAAGCAGGGAAGTATTGAGGTGATCGACATTGGCAACGAGTTCTTCATTGTAAAGTTCTTCTCACAAGAGGACCTTGACTATGCACTGACAGAGGGACCGTGGAGGATCTTTGACCATTATTTATCAATCAAATTTTGGAAGCCGAATTTCAATCCAATGGAGGCAACAATTGATACAGTGGCAGCGTGGGTGAGGTTACCAGGTCTGGCCATTGAGTACTATGACAAAGAGATGCTAGAGAGGATAGGTAATATTGTGGGAAGAACTCTCAAGGTGGATTCCAACACAGCCGAAAAGTGCAGAGGTAAATTTGCTAGGCTGTGTGTGGAGCTCGACTTGACAACACCACTCATATCTCAATATTCCATCAATGGTGTGAGGTATTTGGTGGAATATGAGGGGTTATATGATATATGCTTTACTTGCGGTATGGTAGGCCATGAAAAAGCAAGATGTCCAATGAATGTAGTGACCGGAGAGGAGCAAGATAAGCCGGCGACAACAGGGAAAGAAGACAGTCAAGGAAGAGAGGATGAGGATGTAGAACAGCAGAAGAGAGCCCAGAAGGGTAAAGAAGTAATTACAGAAAATGAGGGGGCTGGAAACTGA
- the LOC140182909 gene encoding uncharacterized protein, protein MTPGNPTLESWKLHVDGSSNVTSGGAGVILESQNGIVIEQSVRYEFPVSNNQDEYEALLEGLALAKEVGAKVLEVNTDSQVGSSQINGDYQTRDPLLQQYLAKVNELKEEFNHVTIQHIPRERNARADLLSKLASTKPGHGNKSLIQEVVKSPSISTTTNTCLTHSSQG, encoded by the coding sequence ATGACACCGGGAAACCCCACTCTCGAGTCATGGAAGCTGCACGTCGACGGCTCATCAAACGTCACCTCCGGAGGTGCCGGAGTTATACTCGAAAGCCAAAATGGGATCGTAATCGAACAGTCAGTACGATACGAGTTCCCAGTTTCAAACAATCAAGATGAATATGAGGCCCTCCTGGAAGGCCTAGCCCTAGCTAAGGAAGTCGGAGCAAAGGTCCTAGAAGTAAATACCGATTCCCAGGTAGGCAGTTCCCAGATTAACGGAGACTACCAAACGCGAGATCCCCTACTCCAACAATACCTTGCCAAGGTAAACGAACTAAAAGAAGAATTCAATCACGTGACCATACAACACATTCCTCGAGAACGAAATGCCAGGGCAGACCTCCTTtccaagctagccagcaccaaaccaggacacGGCAACAAGTCGCTAATTCAGGAAGTCGTTAAGTCACCATCCATATCGACCACGACTAACACCTGTCTAACACACTCCAGCCAAGGATGA
- the LOC140182910 gene encoding uncharacterized protein, with the protein MSGKSKSTLKKDIKVLAVRDQAPTTTTDKTITFLPEDAPFVISARIGTGLVRRILVDIGANSNILFRGAFDKLRLRNENLQTYRNGVTGLEDNFLKPDGSITLPLTIGTCNQRKTILSEFVVLKDSTAYNVILRRKMINDFSAIIFTKYLLIKFITEDGSIGTIHGDREVAAECGNTSLALRKKSRDAAGIFLADLDTR; encoded by the coding sequence ATGTCAGGCAAGTCAAAATCAACACTAAAAAAGGACATCAAAGTCCTGGCCGTCAGAGACCAAGCTCCAACTACCACTACCGACAAAACAATAACTTTCCTACCCGAGGACGCACCTTTCGTCATCTCGGCAAGAATCGGAACGGGACTAGTCCGAAGAATACTGGTGGACATCGGCGCAAACTCCAACATCCTCTTCCGaggagccttcgacaagctcagGCTCCGCAACGAAAATCTCCAAACATACCGCAACGGCGTCACGGGACTCGAAGACAACTTTCTCAAACCGGACGGTTCCATCACCCTACCCCTCACCATAGGGACATGCAACCAAAGGAAGACAATTCTATCTGAATTCGTGGTCCTAAAAGACTCCACCGCCTACAACGTCATCCTCAGAAGAAAAATGATCAATGACTTCTCTGCCatcatctttaccaaatacctccttATAAAATTCATAACGGAAGACGGCTCCATCGGGACTATCCACGGAGATCGGGAAGTCGCAGCAGAATGTGGCAACACCAGCCTAGCTTTGCGGAAAAAGTCTCGCGACGCAGCTGGGATATTCCTAGCCGACCTGGACACCCGATAA